The genomic window GGGGCGCAGCTCGTAGGCACGGCAGAACTCGGTGAACGCCTCGGTGGCGTCCATCGCCTCCGGGCCCTTGTCCCGCTTGACTTTCTTCACCCGCACCAGCGGCGCATGGCTCTCGTCCTGCGGCAGCTCCACGTTGCAGCGGGCCGCGATGGCGCAGGCATTGCGGAGCGAATCCGGAACATCCGCGAACAACTCGGACATCTCCTCGGGGCTCTTCACATAGAGCTGCTCCGGATAGCGCAGGCGATCCGTCGAGTCCTTGGTCCTCGCCATGCTGATGCAGCAGAGCGTGTCGTGCGTGTCGTGGTCCTCTGCTCGCAAAAAATGCGCGTCGTTGTCGCACACCAGCGGCAGGCCCAGTTCCTGCGCCAGCTTCTGAAGCAGCGGATCGATCCGCCACTGCTCCTCGATGTGACGCTGCAGCTCGACGTAGAAGCGAGGCTCGCCGCGTTCGTTGGCCCCGAAGGTCTTCGCGTGCCATAGGGCCTCGTTTCGCGCGTCCTCCCAGTGCCTGGGGTCCTGCGTCTGCGCAAAAAGAGTCAGGTGATGAGCCAGGCTCGAGCCCAGGTGGCCGTTGATGGCGATGAGGCCCGCACCCCACTGCTCAAGCGTGCTCTTGTCCATGCGCGGCTTGTAGTAGAACCCGTTGAGATAGGCATCCGAGCTCAGCTTCATCAGGTTCCGCCACCCGGCGAGGTTTTCCGCCAGCAGCACCAGATGGAAACCGCCGTCGGCGATCCCGGTCTGCACGCGCTCGCGCCGATCCCCGATCGCGACGTACGCCTCGATGCCCAGGATGGGCTTCACACCCGCGCTCCGCGCCGCGTTGTAGAACTCGACCGCGCCGTGCAGATTGCCGTGATCGGTCACGGCCACCGAGTCCATGCCCAGCTCCTTCACGCGCTCGACGAGCCGCTCCAGCTTGTTGGCTCCGTCCAGCAGGCTGTACTCGCTGTGCAGGTGAAGATGCGCGAACTGTGGCCTCTCCTTGGCGTGAACGTCGTCGGGCACTGAAGCTCCTTCTTCGAGTATTGGTCAGCGGACGAAGCCATGGTAATCGCCCGACCATCCCGCCACACCATCTTCCGGGGTTGTCCACAAACGCGGGACTACGCCGCGGAACTCGAGCACTCGGCCGCCACCCGCTCAAGCCATCCCTTGCGGAGCTTGCGCGTCCCTTCGCCCGGCTCGCCGCCGCCCACCTTCGATTGCTCCACCCGGACCACCGGCAGCACCCCCCACGCGGCGTTGGTCAGGAAGCATTCATCCGCCGACAGCACGTCGTCGATGACGAGTTCCCTTCGCCGAACTTCCATGCCCAGGGTTGGCGCGAGCTCGCACACCGTGCGCCGCGCGATGCCCGGCAGCACCGGGCTCCCGTCGACCTCATCACCGGAGTTGGGCGTCTGCAATTCACCTCCCTTGATGAGAAAGACATTGCTGGTGCATCCGCTGGCCAGGCGCCCGCGGGTGTCGAACCACAGGGATTCGCTCGCTCCGAGCCGCGCCGCCTGTCGCAAGGCGAACAATCGCGGCCAATAGGCCACAGTCTTGTGCGCCGCGAATCGATCCGAACTGGCCACACGCTGATCCGAGACCGCCACCCCCACGCCGCGTTCAAACAGCTGGGGCGGGAAGGGCGTTGCGGCGCTCGCCACGATTAGCAAAGTCGGCTCGATCACCGCCGGCGCCGCGTCCCGGGAGGCTTTGAGCATGTTGACCACGCCGCCGGTCAGGGTGACGCGAATTCGTGCGTCCTTTTCGCCCCATTTCTTCGCCACCTCGGCCACGGCCTCCGCCAGAGGCTCCGTTCGCAGCGTGCTCATCAGCTCCAGCGATTCCGCGCTGCGGCGCAATCGCTCCAGGTGATCCTGCAGGCGAAACACCCGTCCCCCCCGGGCTTGCAGCGTCTCGAACAAGCCGACCCCATGCTGCAGCCCCGCATCCAGCGGGGAGAGCCGCGCGTCATCGGGAGAGAGAAAGGTTCCGTTGAGCCAGATCACCATGCGCCACAAGGTAACGCATGCCAAAAATTGAACCGGGCATTCCTGTTCGGAATGCCCGGCCTCAATCGTTGAATGGGTCCTGAGGAGCCCGCCGTACCGACGGTGCTTACAGGATCGCTCGGGTCGAAAGCACGACCGTTCCCTTGGCGTCGAGCACTTCGATCTCCTCGAATTGAAGCTTGGTCACATCAGCCGACGCGAACTTCGCGCCCGCGATCTTGCCGCCGCCGGTCAGTCTGCCCAGATCCGTCGAGGATCCGTCGATCGACTTCAAGCGCAGCGTGTAGTCGGCGTTGGCCTGAAGGCCGAAGGCCACCAGGAAGGATTCTCCGCTCTTGCGGTCGATGTAGAGAACCCCGGCCACATTGCTTTCGGCATTGGTCGTCACCAGCGAGCGCACCTTGCACGCGCTGGAGTAGAACTGCGTGAGGCTCGATCCAAGTTGCTTCTCGATTTCCTGCTGGGTCGATGTGTTCTGGGCGAGCTGGGTGACCTTCAAGGCCTGGTTCGCGATCACGCTGACCCAGACAAAGGTGGCCAGGAGCGAAGCCGCGCAGCCCACCGTGGCCGCGCGCCACGCCATCAGGGAGCGATTCATCGAGCGGGTCCGGATGGACTGCCGCTCCACTTGGAGTCGCCTCTCGACTTCATCCAGTTGATCCATGGTTCGAACGTCTTCGTTCAGGAGCGCGGTGGTCGTGGAGGCCGAAGGGCGGGCCTTCTTCAGGGAGCCGATCGTCGCGATGGGCGCCAGGCCCTGGTTCTCCTGATCAACCGCCGAGAGCACGGAACCGATGACACGGCTTCGAAGTGAAGCGGGCGGCTCCTCGTCGGAAAGCAGCTGGGCATCCGAAACGACGCTCGCCTGCAATGCGCGAATTTCCTCCTGCACGACGCGGGGCGCCTCAAGGAAGCTCCGACTGAAGAACGCAGCCTCGTCCGCCTCGAGCATTCCCAAGGCATCCAAGGAGGCCATCTCAAGCAGTTCGTCTCGTCGCATTGGTTCGGGAGCAGTCATGACATCAATCTCCATCGGTCCAAGCTCTCTCGCCCTTTAGACCTAAATCTTTACTGCTTCGCAAAGCAATAAATCCCTTTGATGGGTCCCCCTGCAGTCCAACTTAGACTACGAACGAGGAGTGAACCCGTAATTCGAGAGCCCTATTGGTCTCTCGCCACTCCCTCATTGTCATCGGGCTATCCGCATGGGTCGCCCCGACGGCTCCATCGAATTCATTTTTTTCAGAAGATCCCCACATATATGCTCGAATTTGCAGGCTTTACGTTGTTGAGGATCGGTTTGCACGGCCTGGTGGCGTCTTTGAAAAAGAAAACCTGGGAAGGTAACCCTTCCCAGGTGAAAATGCCCTTCGAACTGTCTGGCATCCAGACCCGCTTTCGGGCCTGGATGTCCTTAATTACGCCAACTCTTCGGCAGTGCCGCCGATGCGCTCCCGCAAGCGTCCCAAGCCCCGACTGAGGGCACTTTTGACGGTTCCCAGCGGGACATTCAACTGCTCGCTCACTTCGCGAAGCGTGAATCCATTCAAATAGGCCCGCTCGATCACCTCGCGCTGCAACTCGGGCAGCATGGCCACTTTGGCGCGAAGCGCCTTCTTGCTTTCACTTGCCACCATGGGCTGGGCCGCATCATTGGAACGCTCGTTCAATTGACGGAACGAGGTGTTTTCCGCGTCAAAACCCAGGGTTTCCGGACGGGAACCCTTGCGGCGGAGCTTGTCGATCAAATGCCTCCGGGTGATCAGCATCACCCAGGTGACCAGCCGCGCCCTTCGAAAATCGAAGCGGTCGGCCGTCTTCCAGAGCTGCACAAAAATGTCCTGGACGGCGTCCTCGGCTTCGGCCCGGCGTGTCAGTACCTGACGCGCGGATTTGAAGACCAAGGCACCAAAAGCGTCATACAACTGTGCGATCGCAGCCTCATCTCCAGAGGCAACTTTCGACATAAAAACCCACTCTTCTTCACCTGATTGAAAGGTCATTTTCCACTCCTCCTGGTTGTAAGCGACCCCCTGAATTGGGAATCACCATGGAGTCAACCTAGTCCGGATTTGGGAAAAGTCACGAAGAATCTGAAATTAATTTTTACTTTCATAAAAACCGTGACAAGATACGATGTAGAGGTTTGGATTGGGCGTGGGTGTACTCTCACGGACTGGGTTGTTATCGGATGAAAATCATCGCCGATCAATCATTGACCCATTCAGACCGACCCTTCAAATCGGCGGCTGGTTTTAGTCTCATCGAACTTCTCATCACGCTCTCGATCATCGCGATCTTGTTCGGGATGCTTGTGCCCACCTTCAAGATGGTGCGCGGCTCGGCGGAGAAGTTGATGTGCGCGAGCAACATGCGCATGATCCATTACGGGATCCACGGCTACTCGAACGACAATCGACGGAGGCTTCCCTACTGCTTCCATTCCGATCAGCGCCGCTACCAGGAAACGATGGCGCTCACCGCGATGACCGACACCTTCACCGGAGCTCAGGAATGGGACGGCCTCGGTCTGCTGTGGCGCAACTCCGGCGGCGGCTCCTATCTTGACAGCTGCCAGTGCCTCTTCTGCCCCTCCCATCATGGACAGCATCACTTTGCGGATGCCGAGGCCGAACTGAACTCCCCGATGAATTCGCCGCAGCCCGCGCTGAGCACCCGCAAGCTGTATTGCAACTACCAGTACGCCGGGGACCGCGACACGACAATGACTGACCGTCCGCTCTTCGACGACGGCAACAACCAGACGATCCTGGTCAGCGACGGACTTCGAACCGGCAGTGACTTCAACCACATCATGGGCGGCAACGCCTTGCGCGGCGACGGCTCGATCTCCTGGTACGGCAACAAGTCCGTGGGCTACAACCTGGAAAGGCTGCCGATCGATCAAGAGGAGCTGACGGTCAAGGAGCAGATCTCCTTCACCAAGATCTGGAGCTCGATTCAAATTGAAGTCGGGCACTGAGATCGACTGAGTCATCTCGGCCGCAGGATCAGCACATTCATCCTGTGTTTCGACGTGCCGGGGTCCCGGGTGGTGCTCTGCACGGCCTGCAGTTCCGGCGACAACAGCACATGATCGATTGACCACAGCGGAAACTTGCGCGGCCATGAGTTGCGGATTCCGCTGCCGGCCTCCTCCCAGGAGTCGTGAAAATTGGGGAAGACCTTCAGGACCGTCGAACTTCCCGGCAGGGCGTTGAAATCGCCGGCGACCAGGTCGACCTCCCCCAGTCCGCCGCGTTGAATGTCCGCGATCAGTTCACGAGTCACCTCGGCCCTGGGCAATGAGGGCTTGCTGGGAAGGTCGATCATCGCGATGCGCAGCGGCCGCGCCCCCCACGAGGGCGGGCGAAGCGTGAACTTCGCGATCCACACCAGGTCACGGCCCTGGCCTCCCACGGCGACCGTGCGCGCCTCCTCGACGGGGAAACGCGTGACGCAGGCGAACAATCCGGCGCCGGCGACCGAGTAGTCCGGGCCTGCCCAGGTGCGGGCGCGTTCCTGGGCCGTGATCGAACCGCGATTGCTGATCAGGAAAATATCCGCCTCCAGGTTGGCCAGCGCCGCCTCGCTCAGCGAATCGTTGCCGCTTGGATAGTCCGTGTTCCATTGCACGATCCGGAGATCCTGCGGCGAGGCCGGCGGAGCGCTCGACCAGGGTCGCCACTCATTGCGAACCGCGGCGCCGATGGTGATCGCAACGCACGCCAAACCGCCCCAGCGCCGCCGGCGATCGCGGCGACGAAATCCCGCCCTGCACGCCAGCCAAATCAACCCGGTCGCGACCACGCCAAGGGTTGGAATCCAGGAGACCCACTGCAGCACGATGGTTCGATCGCCGGCGATCCTGCCCGTCAGCCATGATGCGAAAAGAAAAAACCACAATGCGTCGAGAGTCCAGACCGCCACATTCAGAAGGATGGATGACTTCCGAAGAGGCGCCGCCGTCGATCCCGCGACCTCCTGCGTCATGCCTGGATTCCAAAGGGTGTCGAATTGGCAGAACAGCGGCCCCGTGGGCGATCCCGCAATTGGTCTGGCATCGGCATGACCCCTTTATCGGTTCACAAACCGCGTTGCAACAGGCCTTCTCCTCGCAACGGATCGATTCTAGAGCGTTTGGCATCGCCCTTGCACTAGGAAACTGCCCGGGATCGGATCCTGGACAGAAAAGGAAAATTCAAATGGCTGGAAAAATTATTGGAATTGACTTGGGAACAACCAACTCGTGCGTCTCGATCATGGAGGGCGGACAGCCGAAGGTGCTGATCAACGCCTCGGGAAGCCGCACGACGCCCAGCGTGGTGGGATTCACCGAAAAGGGCGAGCGCCTGGTGGGGCAGCCCGCGCGGCACCAGCAGGTCACCAACCCGAAGAACACCGTCTTCAGCATCAAGCGCTTCATGGGGCGGCGCCATGTCGAGGTGGAGGGCGAGGAAAAGATGGTGCCCTACACCGTGACCGGCGGCCCGCAGGACCTGGTCAAGGTCGACATCCGCGGCAAGGCGTACACGCCCCCGGAAATCAGCGCCATGATCTTGCAGGAACTGAAGAAGGTCGCCGAGGACTACCTGGGCGAGAAGGTGGATCGCGCGGTCATCACCGTGCCGGCCTATTTCAACGACAGCCAGCGGCAGGCGACCAAGGACGCCGGCGAAATCGCCGGCCTGAAGGTGGAGCGCATCATCAACGAGCCGACCGCGGCGGCGCTGGCCTATGGCCTTGAGAAGAAAAAGAACTCCCGCATCGCGGTCTTCGATCTCGGTGGTGGAACCTTCGACGTCAGCATCCTGGACATCGGCGACGGCGTCTTCGAGGTGCTCGGCACCAACGGCGACGGCCACCTGGG from Planctomycetota bacterium includes these protein-coding regions:
- a CDS encoding aminotransferase class IV; the protein is MVIWLNGTFLSPDDARLSPLDAGLQHGVGLFETLQARGGRVFRLQDHLERLRRSAESLELMSTLRTEPLAEAVAEVAKKWGEKDARIRVTLTGGVVNMLKASRDAAPAVIEPTLLIVASAATPFPPQLFERGVGVAVSDQRVASSDRFAAHKTVAYWPRLFALRQAARLGASESLWFDTRGRLASGCTSNVFLIKGGELQTPNSGDEVDGSPVLPGIARRTVCELAPTLGMEVRRRELVIDDVLSADECFLTNAAWGVLPVVRVEQSKVGGGEPGEGTRKLRKGWLERVAAECSSSAA
- a CDS encoding sigma-70 family RNA polymerase sigma factor is translated as MTFQSGEEEWVFMSKVASGDEAAIAQLYDAFGALVFKSARQVLTRRAEAEDAVQDIFVQLWKTADRFDFRRARLVTWVMLITRRHLIDKLRRKGSRPETLGFDAENTSFRQLNERSNDAAQPMVASESKKALRAKVAMLPELQREVIERAYLNGFTLREVSEQLNVPLGTVKSALSRGLGRLRERIGGTAEELA
- a CDS encoding type II secretion system GspH family protein, translated to MTHSDRPFKSAAGFSLIELLITLSIIAILFGMLVPTFKMVRGSAEKLMCASNMRMIHYGIHGYSNDNRRRLPYCFHSDQRRYQETMALTAMTDTFTGAQEWDGLGLLWRNSGGGSYLDSCQCLFCPSHHGQHHFADAEAELNSPMNSPQPALSTRKLYCNYQYAGDRDTTMTDRPLFDDGNNQTILVSDGLRTGSDFNHIMGGNALRGDGSISWYGNKSVGYNLERLPIDQEELTVKEQISFTKIWSSIQIEVGH